The following is a genomic window from Bacteroidia bacterium.
CGCTTTTTCTGCCCGCCATTGGCGCGGTGCTGGAGCTGGAACGGCTCGGCAAGTGTAACGAGCAAACGGAAAGTATTGAAGAGCGGCTTCGGCGTGCAAGTATGCGTGATACCGGAAAGCTGCGATCCCGTATTGCATTTGCATCGGACAAGGAATACCGCGACTTCGCGCAACGCTACACACCCGAAGAGTTCCACGCGCCCGACCTGTCGCGGCAGGCGGTTGTCCGCGTGCATCTCGGAATTGACTGCGGTTCCACATCCATCAAGGGCGTGCTTCTTGACGAGAGCATGCAGGTGCTGCGGAAGGATTTCTCATTTGCGACACACGATCCCATCGAGGATGCCCGGCGCATGTTGTTCCGGTTGCGCGAGAGCGTTGAGGAACAGGGAGCGGGACTGGAAATTCTGTCTGTCGGCACGACCGGATACGCCAAAGACGTTCTTGCCGCTGTGCTGCACTCGGACATTTCCGTCGTAGAGACCATTGCGCACAAGGAAGCAGCGCATGCGTATTTCCCGGATGCGGATGTGATATGCGACGTCGGCGGTCAGGACATCAAGGTAATGTTGCTGCGGGAGGGAAGCGTGGCGGATTTCCGTCTGAACACGCAATGTTCTGCCGGGACGGGATACTTTCTGCAGACCGTCGCGGACCGCTTTGACACCAGCATCTATCGCTTCGCGGAAGAGGCGCTTGCTGTCGAATATGCTCCGGAATTCAGCGCGGGGTGTACGATTTTTCTCCAGTCGGATATCGTCAATTTCATGCGCGCCGGGTACACGGCGGGTGAGATCATGGCCGGAGTCACGCAGGTGCTTCCGGTTAATATCTGGGTGTATTCCGCGCGTATCTACGATCTGCCGTCGGCGGGGCGCGTGTATGTTTTGCAAGGTGGCACGCAGCGCAATCTCGCAGCGGTTCGTGCGCAGGTGCAATACATCAAGGATGCATTCAGCTACAGCGGTCTGGAGCCGGTCGTTCATGTGCACCCGCATCCCGCGGAAGCGGGAGCCATTGGTTGTGCCATGCTTGCAGCGGCGGAGGCAGCGGGAAGCGGCGGCAGCGGTTGGGTCGGCTTCGAGGCGCTCGGGACCTTGCACTGTGAAACCGAGCAGTCCGAGCGTACGCGATGCCGCGGTTGCGCAAACCGCTGTGCCCGCACGATCATACGCGTACACTCCGCGCAGGCCGGATGGGAGTGCGGTGGCGAAACGCTCATCATCGCACCCTGTGAGCGCGGCCGCACCGACGATGCCCTGGTAGCCAGGCGCATTCTGTTGCAGGAAAAAGAGAGAAACATTCAGGCACCGAATTTTGCCCGCGAAATGGAGGAGATGGTGTTTTCGCCAAAGTATATAGCGCAGGAATTGCGCCAGATGTATGGAAACAGCGATGCGGCGCCCGAAGACGGAGTCATTCCTCCCGGACTCTGCATCGGTATTCCCCGCGTCCTGAATTTTTATTCCTATGCGCCGCTGTTCATTGCATGGTTTCTCGCGCTGGGATTCCGGGAGGATCAGATTCGCATTTCCAGAAGCACGACGCGAAGAATGAGCAGCACGGGGACTGCCCGTGCGACAATGGATCCTTGCTTTCCGGCAAAGATCTGCTTTGCCCACATAGAGGAACTGCTCCGGGAAGGCGAGGCATGCGGCGGTGAATCATGGATATTCTTCCCCGCCATTCTACGTTTACCAGGTGCCATCGCCGATTCTGTGGACAGCATGACATGCACGGTTACCGCTGTGATGCCAGAAGCGGTCAACGCCGCGTACATGCTCGAAGGAAATGATTTCGCCAGACGGGGCGCACGGTATCTGCACCCATTTCTTTCCATGGAGTCGCTCAAAGCATTCAGCGCCACCATGGCTTCCAGCTTCGAGACCTTGCTCCCATTTTCGCGCGGCAGCTTCCGGCAGGCGGCGGAGCGCGCATGGGCCTTGCAGGAGCAGGTGATGCGAACGATACGAAGCCGGGCCCGCGCGACGCTGGAGTCGCTGGAGGCGGAACGGAAGGTGGGACTTGTCCTGCTGGGGCGGCCGTATCACGCCGATAACGGTCTTAACCACGGGGTCCTTGAAGCGCTGCATCGGATGGGCTTCCCGCTGTTCACGGCGGAGACCCTCCCGCGTGACGAAGAGATACTCGAGCGCTTGTTTGGCGGCCATGAGCAGTCGGTGCGTGACGTGTGGCCGAACCCGTACAGTGAAAACAGCAGCAGGAAAATGTGGGCGGCAAAATATGCGGCGCGTCATCCGAATCTGCTGGCCGTGGAACTGTCCAATTTCAAATGCGGGCATGACGCGCCGACGTACTCCGTGGTCCGTGACATTTTTCAGGCGGCGGGCAAGCCCTTCTTCTCCTTTCTCGATCTCGACGAAAACACACCGCGGAATACTCTGAACATCCGCATTGAAACGATACAGCATTTTCTCAAACAGTGGTGTGGGAAGCGGAATTTTCTTCCCCCGCAATTGAAGCAAAAGGAGGCGGTATGTGTGCAGCAGCAATGACGCAGCCCATGCCGGCATGGCGCCACGTCCTCATCACAGGCGCGGCGCAAGGTCTCGGCAGAGCGCTGTCCGAGCTCTGTGCCCGGGCCGGAATGACCGTGAGCATGCTCGATGTCAATGCCGAAGTGCTTGCCGCGGCATCGGACGCGCTTCGAAATGCCGGAGGACGTATACAGCCCGTTGTGTGCGATGTGCGGGACGGCGAATCCGTGCGGAGCGCTTTCGAAGCAGTGCAGATCAGCGCTCCGGCTCCCGACGCGCTCATTTGCTGCGCGGCCATCGGCGACAGTGAATGGAAGCGGAGCTTCAGCGCCGAAGTGCTGGAAGCGGTTCTCAACGTCAACGTCCTCGGCATCGCGCGCTGCATGGAGCACTGCCTGCCGTTGATGCATGCGGGCGGGGGTGGCGACGTTGTGCTGATCAGCAGTCTCCTCGATGCGCGGGGCTACCCTGGCACGGCCAGTTACTCGACGGCCAAGGCCGCCTTGCGCGCAATGGCCGACAGCGCCCGCGTGTTGCTGCGCTCGAGCGGAATCAGAGTGGTGCTCGTGCGGCCGGGTTTCATGCGCACGGCGATGACGGAAAAAAATGCGATCAGCATGCCCGGTATGCTTACACCCGAGCAGGCGGCGGAACGCATACTTCGAGGTGTTGCGAAGGCAAAGGCCGTCATTTCCTTCCCGCGTTGGCTGGCTATACTTGCTGAGCTTGCGCGGCTGCTTCCTCGAACTCTGTACGAACACATAGTCCGCATGGGCATGGTGAAGGACGGTGAAGCGGAGGATCTCCACTACTCTCCGGCCCGGACACACGGAGGTGTATCATGACTCCAGGAACCGTTCTACTTGCCGCAAACGGCATAAGTAAATCCTACGGAAAGCGACGCATACTGCACGATGTCAGTCTCGAAGTACGCGCGGGCAGCATCGTCGGGATATGCGGGGAAAACGGTGCCGGAAAATCCACGCTCCTGCGCATTCTCATGGGGCTGCTGCCGCCGGACACGGGTACGGTATCCTGCGGAGTGCGCACGGGATACTGTCCGCAACAGGTGCAGCTCTTCGACCAGCTCACAGTTGATGAGCACTTCCGCTACTATGCCTGTGCCTACGCCACGCGCGTAAATGGCAGGTCGTTGCGTTCCGCTACGGAACTGAAACGGCGCACGGATGAGCTGAAGGACATGCTCCAGCTTTTTCCCGCGAACGGACAGCAGGTACGCGCACTGAGCGGAGGGACACAGCAGAAGCTGAATCTTGCCCTGGCGTTACTGCACGATCCGCAACTGCTGATTCTCGACGAGCCGTATGCGGGTTTCGACTGGGAAACCTACCTGCGTTTCTGGGACATTGCCGGTGAGTTGAGCGCGGCGGGCAAAGGGATTCTTATCGTATCACATCTCGTATTCGATCACAAGCAATTCAACACACTGTGCACGCTTGCACACGGAGCACTGACATGTTCTTCCACAGAATACTGACAGGGGTGCGTATGACGGCGCGGGAAATCCTGCGTTCGCGCTATATTCTCGCATTGGTGGTCGCTATGCCGCTCATTTTCTACCTGATGATTTACGTCACATCAGCCGAACGTGATATACCGGTACTGTTCGGGATGGTGTCCGATGCGCGCGAGTATATGGTAAACGAGCGCGACGAATCGCTGTTGTTTTTCGGCACCGGGGCAATTGCGCTCATTGCGGCCTTCATCGCGCTGAAGCTGACGCAGCGGCATCACGACAGCAGTCGCAGGTTGATACTCTGCGGTTACGGAACGTCGGAAGTGCTGTTGTCCCGCGTCGGGACGCTGCTGCTTTCCCTGCTTCCGCTCGGCTGCTATGTGGGTTTGATGCTATTATTCTTTTTTCAGCCCGACAGACTGCCTGCGGTGATCGCTGGTTTTGTGCTTGCCGGCTTCGTGTATGCGGCGTTGGGTGCGCTGATAGGGGTGCTGTTTCACAATGAGATCGAGGGAGTGCTGGCGGTACTGCTTATCGCCAATATCGATGCGGTCTGGATGCAGAATCCCATCTACTACACAGCGACGGAACACAGGGAAATAATCCGTCTACTGCCTGCGTATTTCCCGACGCAAACGAGCATGATAGGCGCCTTCACGCAGGAATCGGTGCTGGCCGCCATGGCAATGAGTTTCCTGTATGGTTCGATTCTTCTCTTTCTCGCCCTGCTTATCTATCGCAGAAATATGCGGATTGTGTGAATGTGTGCATGGAGGAACAGTCGTCAGAGGACGGCATCCCGAAAAGCGACACAAAGGAATTAAAGATGGGAGAGAACTTGCGACCGGCCTGCCTACGTTGCCGGCAAGAACCAACATCACGGGATTAGGACGGTCCGAAGCAAGGAACAGCCCGCCGAAAGCACAGGGCGCGTTCTATGATTGCGGTGTCAGAGAACGAGGAAGAACCGCCACTGGTGCCGTGAATCCAACGCTGACTTCATTCTCCCGATCACGGGAGGAAACGATGTCAGAATCTCGCGCTCTGCGTCATATTTTCCGGGCACCGCCGCCCGGCCCCATGCTGCCGGGATCGTCAAAGGAAACCGCATGTTGCTGTCCCTCCCCCCAAATATCCCGAATCAGTTTCTCCGCTTGCTCTCTGCCATACAGAACCGCGTCGGCTACCATATCGCCCGTCAGCGATGCGCGATCAGCGGCTGATCGTGACCGCGGGTACGATTCGTCTTCGCTGTAATCATGCCGGGAGAGCGTGCGCGACTGTTCGTTGCCGGCAAGATGAATGGTTTGCGTCGGAAAGGCGAATTGTACGCCGAGCCTCTGTGCCAGGCGAAGGATGTCGGTGAACAACCTGTGCCGCTCGCGCAATTCCGTCGGCCAATCCGGTGTTTCATGAAAAACATAGAGAAGAATATTCAGGGAAAAATCCGCATACTCGTTGAAGTACACCATGTACATATCCTTGCGTGTATACGGATGCTGCCTGATGATCTCACGTATTCCTTCGCAAAATGCGTCAATGGTCTCCGGGGGGGTGTCGTACTGCACTCCCAGCTTTGTCGATACACGGCGATACCGCCTGCGTCCCATATTGTCCACAGGGATGCTGACGAGCCGGGAGTTGGGCATGGTGATCTGAGAATTGTAAAATGTGCGAATGCGCGTCGAGCGAAATCCCACATCCTCCACTGTGCCCTCCAGATCGCCCACCTTGATCCAGTCCCCGATCTCGAACGGTTTGTCGAACATGACGGTGAGAGACCCGAACAGATTCTCCACTGTATCCTTGGCCGCCAGCGCGAATGCAATACCGCCAATACCCAAACCGGCGAGAAGACTCGTGATGTCAATGTCGAAATTATCGGCGATGAACAGGAGGCCGAATGCGATGACAATGATTTTCATTGCTCGCCGCATCATCGGAACAAGCAAATCGTCGAATTTCGAATCCGTGCGCTTGGCCAGCTCGGCAAAATACGCGGATGCGAGATCGACGAGACGATACGCCGCCCAGACACCGCTGCCCGCTATCATCATTTGCGTAGCGAAAAACAGTATCGTCGTTGCCTGCAGCGGCAAGTCCAGTTGTGGCAAGAGCAGCGACCAGACCAGGGCCATGGCGAAAATTCCGATCGGCCGAATCAACTGTCTGTCCAGCTTGAAATCCTTTTGTCCGCCTCCACGCCTTATCAACCGCAACAGCCAGTTATTCAGCACCGTGATGACGATGCGCTCGACAAGCAAGCCGATAATGACGACAAGGATTATGGCAATCCATTGCCAATTTTCGAAATACACAGACCGACGAAGCAGCGGCGCCGATACCCGTTCGCGAATCCATCCGGCGAGACCGTCCGCGTCGATACTGACATCAACGCCCTCGACCACAGCCTGACCGCGGACGAGGTCCAGCAGTCGCGGCAGCGATTCAATGGTGCGCCGCGAAAACAGCCACAGACTGTCCTCGGTGCGAAACAATGAAATTTCAGCTTTGGCCGTTGGCTTGCGCCAGACAAAATAATCGTCGTCGAAGGAATCCGGTATTTCGTCAAGGTCTACCAGTTCGTAGCGATCAAGAAAAAATTTAAGATCGCGCGCGGCCTCTACTCCCTGTCCCTCGCGCAACGATGCGGGAATGCCGGCAAGATTCAGACACATGATGGCTGCTTTGATGGCCTGAAGGCTTCTCTCCTCATCTTCCGAAGTGGAATACTCGATCATTTGCAGCAAATAGCTGCGGAATGTTGCGCGGGGCGAATGCCGGTCAACCTCAGAAGGTGTTTCAGCATGTACGATGGGCGGGTACAGAGGCAACAACAGCCAAATGAGAAGCAGAGCCCGCGACAGCGTCCCTTTGACACGATGATGAATTGACCCGTCAAAGTGTTGTGGTGCCGTATTTTGTACCATCGTTCCATACTCATCGTTGCGAATAAGGGAAAGATAGGGTTTTCCTGCTACGCCGCACAGCGGGTGCCCTGGAATGCGAGGACGATGATCCGGTGACCTTTTATTGACGATAATGCCAAACAGCTAGAGTGCCTTTCCGTCAGGGACGATGGAGAGCTGGTCCAGCTCCGCATCGTTGCTGTGGGCCTCTTCCTCCGCGCGTGCGAACTTCACGCGAAGCAGCAGCACGAAACCGAGGATGAAATAGGCGGAGAGAGACAACACGGCAAGACGGTAGCTGCCGGTGTACTGCAGTGCGAGCCCGAAGAACAAAGGACTCAGCCAGCTCGTGCCGCGCTCACTGATTTCGTAAATGCCGAAGTACTCCGCCTCGTGTCCCGGCGGTATCATGCGCGAAAAAGCGGCGCGACTCAATGCCTGACTGCCGACGAGCACCAGCGCTGTAACGGTAGCCATGATGTAGAAATCCGCTTTACTCTGCAGCGGTCCGTAGGCATACAGCGTGATGAGTATGTACACGATCAATGAACACAGTATGCTGCGCTTCGTTCCCCATCGGCGGGCCAGACGCTCGAACAACCAGGCGCCGAGCACACCCACAAACTGCACCATCAGTATGATTTCCGCCAGATCCTGCATGCCCAATCCCACTTCCTGCTGTCCGAATTGAGTCGAAATGGACGTAACCGTCTGTATGCCGTCGCTGTACAGGAGAAAAGCGACAAGAAAGAGGAGTGTATGAGGGTATTTTCCTAAACTGCGGAGCGTGCCTTTCAGTTCTCTGAAGCCCGCAGTGAGCAATAACCCTCCCTCGGGTCTCCTGCGCTGCGTCCTGCGCGATGGGAGCAGCATCAATGCGCCACCGCCGAAGAGCAGCCACCAGATGCCGCAGCTGGCAAGAGCGATGCGCGTAGCGTCCATTATGCCGCAGCTGGCAAGAGCGATGCGCGTAGCGTCCATTTCGCCGATACCCATATCTCCGGCGCCGGCGAAGAAGACGTACTGAAAGACAAGCAATATCCCGCCACCGAGATAGCCCAGTCCCCAGCCCGCGGAAGATATCCGGTTTCTGTCCTCCGGCCTGCACACGTCCGGAAGGAAGGCGTTGTACAGCACATCCGACGCTCCGAAGCAGATATTGCCGATGAGAAAGAGCGCTCCGCCAAGCAGGTAGTCGGACGCGCCGACGGCAAGCATCGCGATGACGCTTGCACCGCCTCCGAGCATGCTCACTGTAAGCAGCGGTTTTTTCAGACGGGTGAAGTCCGCTATCGCTCCGATCAGCGGCAGCAGGCAAATCTGAAGAAAGACGGAGATGGAAATCAGATACGGATAATATGCGCCGGGATGCACGGCGATACCGAATGGATGCAGCATTCCCTCGGCACCCGCCGCCACCTCGGCGATGTCGGTGATGAAGGGACCGAAAAACACCGTCACAACCGATGTCGGGAAAACAGCGGCGCCGAAATCGTACACACACCATCCGACGGACTCCCGTCCAAGTCGAAAGATGCTTCCTCTTCGAAGAGCATTAACCGCACTCATCGTATCGCTCCTTACCTTTGCCGGATGTCATGCACGAAGTGGGTTTCCAGGTCCCGCCACCGGCAGACCATGCACCGCAGCACAGCGTGGAAGCATGATGTGGCTGCAGCGACATGGCCGCCGGAGGAGGACCTTCATACATCAGAATCGAAGCTGCACGCGTCCGCTGAGCAGTCTGCCCACTTCCGCCCCGCCGATGAACTCGACATGCCTGTGGTCAAGCAGATTTTTCACCGAAACCACGAAATCGGGTCGAAGCGGCAGCGGCAGCGGAATCTGCATTCCGAGGTCAATCAATCCGTACGGGCTGATCCTTCCTTCATACACACCGGACTTGATCCGATGGCCGTCCACAAAGCGATAGCGCGCCGTACCCTGTATGCCGCTGGAGGGTTCGGTATACTGCACGGAGAGCGAGGCCTTGTGCTGCGGGACGTTGAGAGAGAGCGGACCCATACCGTCCACATCGTCGAAATAGATGGTGTTGATAAAACTGTATGTACCGCTGAGCTGGAGATTGCGAAGCAGGCCGGCCCTGAAATGCAGGTCCGTACCCCAGTAGTTGATCTTTCCGTAGTTGATCGGAATCATCAGCAGCTCTGTTCTGTCCGACGCCTGCTCGGGCGTGACTGTACCGATCGGAACCTGGGCCATGCCCTGCGCGACGAGTGCTGCAAACTGCTGAGCGGCTTCTTCGCCGACGATCGGTGCCGCCTGAGCAAAGAGATACGCGGCTGTCTGTTCGCCGTCGAGGAAAACGTTGGGCGTGGCAACCCGGGCCGGGGTGACGAAGTTCTCGTACGCCGAGTGATATACATCCACACCTGCCTGCAGCTTCTCGGTGATCATTCCTTTGTAGCCGATTTCCCAGGAGCTGAGCATAGTGGGCTTGAGCCGTGCGATGTCCCGTACCTGTGAAGGGCTGATCAGATCAAAACCCTCCGTTTCGATGTTCAGCAGGGCAAGTGCGCCCCCGACCTGCGAGGCGTCCGGTGCGGGGAGCATCTGCAACAATTGGCGTGCTTCCTCGGGCATATCCGGTGAGAGCGAGACGGCCTGAACGACAGCGTCCCAGTATGCGGAGGCCTGTCCCACGCCCAGGCCCATCAACGGATCGGGATTGAGCTTCGAGTGAAACACGAGGTCGCCGTCGTTCCGTGCAAACGTATACCCCGTCTCGGGTACGCCCACGTTACGAAGGCCATACATCAGCGGAGGCAAGCCGAGACCGAATACATCGTCGGTAATGGACATATCCAGGAAGAGATCGCTGATAGCGGGTGTGAGAAATGCACGGTTGTAGGTGACGCGGAAACTGTGGTTCTCCGTCGGCGAGAAACGCAGGCCGGCCCTTGGTGAGAATACAGGATCTTCCAGTGCGCTGTGATAATCGAAGCGTCCGGCCAGCAGCAGAGTGAGCATATCCCCTGAAAGGCGTGTGTCGGATTGCACGTAGGCCCCGAACTCGTTGACGTCGTCCTTGTTTTCATTCCTGCCCATGATGGTGCCGTCGGTTTCGGGGCGCGTGAGGAACATCTCGACACCATAGGTGAAACGCTGCCAGTCGGCGATGACGCCCGCGTGCTGCACTTCCGCCACGATTTTTTTCGAGTTGTCTACGATTTTCTGATTACCGCGCAGCAGATACGTGTCGCCGGCGTCGTTCATGTTGAGGTACACCTGCGCGAAGAGGTTGCCGCTTGTAAAACGGCTTTGCACATGCGAATAGCTGAAATTCTGCGCCATGACGGCGCCGTTGTCGGTGAGATCCAATCCTCGCACGGCGTTGCTGTGTCCCGTGTTGAGTGTAAGTGTACTGGCTGTGCCGATGTTGTAATCCAGTCGCGCATCGACGGAGTAACGCTCCGATGTGCGGTCGTCGGGATAGGGCTCGCGAGCGTCGGTAAACTGCCAATCCTCGGCGCGCATATAGCCGGCGGATACCCTGTAGCCAAAATCGCTTCCGAGCGTGCCGGCATGCCTCCCCGAGGCGGACATCAGGGATTGGCTTCCGCCCATGAAGGACAACTCCGTGCCGCGCGATGCAAACGGCGACTTTGTAATGATGTTCATCACACCATTGGTCACATTCGGGCCGTAGAGCGCCGAGCCGGGACCGAGCACGACTTCGATGCGATCGATGTCCGCGTCGCTGAGACTTTGCAGGTAGGAGACATTGGCTCTGAGCGATGGAAGGTTGGTGATCCTGTTGTCGACCAGCGTGCGCATGGAGCCGTTGAAAACGTTGTTCAATCCGCGGGCGATGTACTCACGCTGCATGACACCTTTCTGCGCCACATCTACCCCCTGCACACCCTCCACGTGATCCATAGGCGATGTGCTGTTTCGTGCTGTGATGTCGCGTGACGAGATAACCGCCACCGATGCCGGAGCATCGAGCATTTTCTCCTTGCGTCGTGAGGCGCTGACAATCACCTCGCCCATGTTCAGCACTTCTTCTTCCAGTGCGATGCTGAGGTCAGTCGGCTGGCCGGCGCGAACGCGTATCGTGCGTGTATCGCTACGGCTGCCCAGGAAGGAGGTGATCATGGAATACTCGCCATCGGCGAGCGTAGTGATCCGGAAGCTGCCATCGGTAGCGCTGTAGGCGCCGGCGGCGAAGCTGTTGTCGCCCGGGTCGAACAGACGGATGTGTACTCCGGGCAGCGTGTTACCTGTCACCGCGTCGGTGACAGTACCCTGCACGATGCCATTTTGCGCATGCAGCGGGACCAGCAATCCGGCGAGCAGCAGCGCTGTGAGAAGGATGGATAGTCGTTTCATAGCAAACTCCGATGAAGTGTGGAATGGCTGTTGGTGTCCATATATCGTTACAAGTCTTTCCTGTAGACAGCGAAGCTTTTCCACGGAGACAGGCCGAAACGCAGAGCCATTCTCTCCGATGCGGTATTTCCCTCGGTAATCCATGTCGAGTACATTTCCC
Proteins encoded in this region:
- a CDS encoding MFS transporter encodes the protein MSAVNALRRGSIFRLGRESVGWCVYDFGAAVFPTSVVTVFFGPFITDIAEVAAGAEGMLHPFGIAVHPGAYYPYLISISVFLQICLLPLIGAIADFTRLKKPLLTVSMLGGGASVIAMLAVGASDYLLGGALFLIGNICFGASDVLYNAFLPDVCRPEDRNRISSAGWGLGYLGGGILLVFQYVFFAGAGDMGIGEMDATRIALASCGIMDATRIALASCGIWWLLFGGGALMLLPSRRTQRRRPEGGLLLTAGFRELKGTLRSLGKYPHTLLFLVAFLLYSDGIQTVTSISTQFGQQEVGLGMQDLAEIILMVQFVGVLGAWLFERLARRWGTKRSILCSLIVYILITLYAYGPLQSKADFYIMATVTALVLVGSQALSRAAFSRMIPPGHEAEYFGIYEISERGTSWLSPLFFGLALQYTGSYRLAVLSLSAYFILGFVLLLRVKFARAEEEAHSNDAELDQLSIVPDGKAL
- a CDS encoding ABC transporter ATP-binding protein — encoded protein: MTPGTVLLAANGISKSYGKRRILHDVSLEVRAGSIVGICGENGAGKSTLLRILMGLLPPDTGTVSCGVRTGYCPQQVQLFDQLTVDEHFRYYACAYATRVNGRSLRSATELKRRTDELKDMLQLFPANGQQVRALSGGTQQKLNLALALLHDPQLLILDEPYAGFDWETYLRFWDIAGELSAAGKGILIVSHLVFDHKQFNTLCTLAHGALTCSSTEY
- a CDS encoding mechanosensitive ion channel family protein — encoded protein: MVQNTAPQHFDGSIHHRVKGTLSRALLLIWLLLPLYPPIVHAETPSEVDRHSPRATFRSYLLQMIEYSTSEDEERSLQAIKAAIMCLNLAGIPASLREGQGVEAARDLKFFLDRYELVDLDEIPDSFDDDYFVWRKPTAKAEISLFRTEDSLWLFSRRTIESLPRLLDLVRGQAVVEGVDVSIDADGLAGWIRERVSAPLLRRSVYFENWQWIAIILVVIIGLLVERIVITVLNNWLLRLIRRGGGQKDFKLDRQLIRPIGIFAMALVWSLLLPQLDLPLQATTILFFATQMMIAGSGVWAAYRLVDLASAYFAELAKRTDSKFDDLLVPMMRRAMKIIVIAFGLLFIADNFDIDITSLLAGLGIGGIAFALAAKDTVENLFGSLTVMFDKPFEIGDWIKVGDLEGTVEDVGFRSTRIRTFYNSQITMPNSRLVSIPVDNMGRRRYRRVSTKLGVQYDTPPETIDAFCEGIREIIRQHPYTRKDMYMVYFNEYADFSLNILLYVFHETPDWPTELRERHRLFTDILRLAQRLGVQFAFPTQTIHLAGNEQSRTLSRHDYSEDESYPRSRSAADRASLTGDMVADAVLYGREQAEKLIRDIWGEGQQHAVSFDDPGSMGPGGGARKI
- a CDS encoding TonB-dependent receptor, whose translation is MKRLSILLTALLLAGLLVPLHAQNGIVQGTVTDAVTGNTLPGVHIRLFDPGDNSFAAGAYSATDGSFRITTLADGEYSMITSFLGSRSDTRTIRVRAGQPTDLSIALEEEVLNMGEVIVSASRRKEKMLDAPASVAVISSRDITARNSTSPMDHVEGVQGVDVAQKGVMQREYIARGLNNVFNGSMRTLVDNRITNLPSLRANVSYLQSLSDADIDRIEVVLGPGSALYGPNVTNGVMNIITKSPFASRGTELSFMGGSQSLMSASGRHAGTLGSDFGYRVSAGYMRAEDWQFTDAREPYPDDRTSERYSVDARLDYNIGTASTLTLNTGHSNAVRGLDLTDNGAVMAQNFSYSHVQSRFTSGNLFAQVYLNMNDAGDTYLLRGNQKIVDNSKKIVAEVQHAGVIADWQRFTYGVEMFLTRPETDGTIMGRNENKDDVNEFGAYVQSDTRLSGDMLTLLLAGRFDYHSALEDPVFSPRAGLRFSPTENHSFRVTYNRAFLTPAISDLFLDMSITDDVFGLGLPPLMYGLRNVGVPETGYTFARNDGDLVFHSKLNPDPLMGLGVGQASAYWDAVVQAVSLSPDMPEEARQLLQMLPAPDASQVGGALALLNIETEGFDLISPSQVRDIARLKPTMLSSWEIGYKGMITEKLQAGVDVYHSAYENFVTPARVATPNVFLDGEQTAAYLFAQAAPIVGEEAAQQFAALVAQGMAQVPIGTVTPEQASDRTELLMIPINYGKINYWGTDLHFRAGLLRNLQLSGTYSFINTIYFDDVDGMGPLSLNVPQHKASLSVQYTEPSSGIQGTARYRFVDGHRIKSGVYEGRISPYGLIDLGMQIPLPLPLRPDFVVSVKNLLDHRHVEFIGGAEVGRLLSGRVQLRF
- a CDS encoding acyl-CoA dehydratase activase-related protein, which gives rise to MKAQSVFIGIDIGSITVKVVAYDTASRVLLWNGYRRHHARQLDTAVQLLADVHAALSLPPHTPVAVTGSGAQQAAGQEDLPYVQEVNALMRAVRTLHPQARSVIELGGEDAKMVSIDLLDNGETGMLPVMNEKCAAGTGSMIDRMMARMDLTPEQATGIAYRPGARHPIAAKCGVFAETDVVGLLKSGIAREELVCALFEAIVQQNLATLARGRTPLPQVLLLGGPHLYYPALVQCWKHRLSDLWRARGIEYSAENESAVLVPAYALFLPAIGAVLELERLGKCNEQTESIEERLRRASMRDTGKLRSRIAFASDKEYRDFAQRYTPEEFHAPDLSRQAVVRVHLGIDCGSTSIKGVLLDESMQVLRKDFSFATHDPIEDARRMLFRLRESVEEQGAGLEILSVGTTGYAKDVLAAVLHSDISVVETIAHKEAAHAYFPDADVICDVGGQDIKVMLLREGSVADFRLNTQCSAGTGYFLQTVADRFDTSIYRFAEEALAVEYAPEFSAGCTIFLQSDIVNFMRAGYTAGEIMAGVTQVLPVNIWVYSARIYDLPSAGRVYVLQGGTQRNLAAVRAQVQYIKDAFSYSGLEPVVHVHPHPAEAGAIGCAMLAAAEAAGSGGSGWVGFEALGTLHCETEQSERTRCRGCANRCARTIIRVHSAQAGWECGGETLIIAPCERGRTDDALVARRILLQEKERNIQAPNFAREMEEMVFSPKYIAQELRQMYGNSDAAPEDGVIPPGLCIGIPRVLNFYSYAPLFIAWFLALGFREDQIRISRSTTRRMSSTGTARATMDPCFPAKICFAHIEELLREGEACGGESWIFFPAILRLPGAIADSVDSMTCTVTAVMPEAVNAAYMLEGNDFARRGARYLHPFLSMESLKAFSATMASSFETLLPFSRGSFRQAAERAWALQEQVMRTIRSRARATLESLEAERKVGLVLLGRPYHADNGLNHGVLEALHRMGFPLFTAETLPRDEEILERLFGGHEQSVRDVWPNPYSENSSRKMWAAKYAARHPNLLAVELSNFKCGHDAPTYSVVRDIFQAAGKPFFSFLDLDENTPRNTLNIRIETIQHFLKQWCGKRNFLPPQLKQKEAVCVQQQ
- a CDS encoding SDR family NAD(P)-dependent oxidoreductase, which gives rise to MCAAAMTQPMPAWRHVLITGAAQGLGRALSELCARAGMTVSMLDVNAEVLAAASDALRNAGGRIQPVVCDVRDGESVRSAFEAVQISAPAPDALICCAAIGDSEWKRSFSAEVLEAVLNVNVLGIARCMEHCLPLMHAGGGGDVVLISSLLDARGYPGTASYSTAKAALRAMADSARVLLRSSGIRVVLVRPGFMRTAMTEKNAISMPGMLTPEQAAERILRGVAKAKAVISFPRWLAILAELARLLPRTLYEHIVRMGMVKDGEAEDLHYSPARTHGGVS
- a CDS encoding ABC transporter permease; this translates as MFFHRILTGVRMTAREILRSRYILALVVAMPLIFYLMIYVTSAERDIPVLFGMVSDAREYMVNERDESLLFFGTGAIALIAAFIALKLTQRHHDSSRRLILCGYGTSEVLLSRVGTLLLSLLPLGCYVGLMLLFFFQPDRLPAVIAGFVLAGFVYAALGALIGVLFHNEIEGVLAVLLIANIDAVWMQNPIYYTATEHREIIRLLPAYFPTQTSMIGAFTQESVLAAMAMSFLYGSILLFLALLIYRRNMRIV